The nucleotide window GTTTCGTCCGGAGCCCGGCTCAGCCAAAATGTGGGAGGAGACATCTGCAGTGGATAAGTACCGTGCACCACCAACAGGCGAGTCATTCGAGCCAGGCCGGCAGCGACAGGTGTGTACCAGATACAAGAGGAAACGCCATCGTCGTCAAACAGGTTATTGGGTCTCACTCATTTCTCTTCCTCGTTGAGTTTTACCTCATTTTAGGCGATTCACTTTTCAGTTAATTTTTTTAAGTTCCAGTACAATGAGGTCGGCCTAAATATTTatgttaactaggcaagtccgttaataacattcttatttaaaatgacggcctaggaacagtgggttaaggggcagaacgacacatttttaccttgtcaactcggggattcgataaagcaacctttcaattactgtcccaaaactctaaccactaggctacttgcgcGTTAAAGTTTAGGTTAGTGAAATATTAGACTAATTGAACCTTAATTCTTCCACTTCTCCAGAAAAACGTTGTGGTTTAGTCTAACTTTTTGACATTTGAAGTAATTAACCCAAACGTATATAGTTTGATTAGCCTAATAATGGAGAGCCGGTGTGGTTCTGAGATTTTCCCCCGACGGCGTGGTATTTCGTGTTCAAAGTAAACAACCTGCTTGTAATGGAGAACCCTCTTTAAACAAATAGACACATTCCCAGACTAGATTCTTGCATTGTGGTGGTTACGCAACcaggtctcagagcatttcgtattatttgTACGTAAATCTGAGCAACCTAATTTAGTAAGATGTGTTAAGATTCGTATGGTAtataatttgtggatgtccatccattttgtatgatatgttactaaTTATAAATTGGGTGGTTTGAGTGCTGATAGGCgaaaagccatggtatatcagaccatataccacatgTATGACAAATTATTTTTACAGTTTTAATTGCGTTAACCAAGATATAAAAGCAATACGGCACCTCTGGATTTGTAGTGTTtggctaatataccacggctgatgtctgtatccaggcacctctcATTGCattgtgcttaagaacagcccttagctgtggtatattgcccatataccacaccccctcgtgccttccTTCGTATTATGTTAAGTATTCTAGCTCTGTGGCCGGCGGGCGTGAGCAAAGCTTCGGGTTAAGGTGAGGTTACAAGGTTAACTTAAGTAGTTAGAAAGTTGATAAAATGCTGAAGTTGTTTGTGATGTAATTTGACCTCTCAATCTTTTGCTAGATGTTTGTGGTATATgcccaccagtggaggctgctaagGGGAGGTTGGCTCATAATGTCTAGAGTGATATCAACtacatggaaaccatgtatttgataaCATTCCATTGACTCAACTGATGCTCATCCATCCTTTCCTTTGTGCCTTAAGTAACATCTATGTAAGCATACCTAACATATACTAAATGGAATGTTATGGATTTATGTACAGagtaatacgaaatgctctgagaccaggctggATTATGATGGACCAACCTTGTGTAAACTTTACAGGCATTCTGAGTTTGGGCCCAGGCAGAGATTGAATTCTTTGGTTGTCTGGGTAGATGTGTAATTTTAAAGGTAAAGTTCAATGTTATTTGGAGTCTGTAATGGCAATGCTGATTAACAGTATATACTTCACTGATAACTTTTGTAGCTATTACAATCTTTGTTATGATCACATGTTTCTATTGTTCCACTTAAAGCTCAATACAACTGAATTGTAGCCTAATTGGGTAAACCATAGGGCAGTGGTATTTAATGCTTACCCTACAAGGTCCGGATCCTGACacttttctgttctacctgataattaattgcacccacctggtgtcccagatctAAATCTGTCACTGATCAGAGGGGCAACAAGGAATGCAGTGGTGCTACTGATGCTATTATGCAATTGATGCACCTGAATTACCACAGTCTACTCAGTTACTGCACTTCTACTGcagtcttttttttttgttgctaagGGTAATCTAACTTTTTactgagttaaaaaaaaaaatttaaagcTGGAATGTGAAGTTTTTTTCTCCTCTCGGACGTCATTTGACGCGCGATAGAACAGCAATATGTACTGCCTTTTTAAATTTGTCGTTGAGCGACGCTCCAGACCTCACTTCGTCAACAAAACAATAACGGCTGGGGCGGACAGTGGCACAGTTTTCCCTACTGCAGATTCCATCTTTAAAAAGCTTGCATTGTATTTCAATTGTGCATGTTACTTTGCTGTAAAAACCTATTCTGTGAACTGATATGGGGCTCTGAATTTTGGGATTGCACTTCTGAATTGTATCCCATTTCTTTTATAGGAGGTGCAACAAGAACAGTAATGGCTTTCGACTCGCTGCCCTCCAGAGTAGTCTTGCTCTATGATGAATGGCTTAAACTGGCTGGTAAGTCTACACGTTGTTGTAATTTTGAAACAAAGTTATTCAAATAATTTATTGATGTAGAAAGTTGATTCAATTATCAGTTCAAGTCTTAATTTTGTGTGTAGTGTTTATTAGGGATACTCAAGATTGTGGAAATTAAGTTCTTTAAAAAAATCGTCTCCACCCATTCTAACTATTTCCTGCCCTTGAGGCATTGACTGATCTAACACAATTGGATGGGTGTCCACAAGGGCTCATTACATTACACCTGTCCTCTTATGTCAGATTAGTGATTACTTGAAGTATTTGAACAGGATGCCTACGCTTGTCACGTTACTCAGGAATAATGTTTTATTTTGACCACTCAGATCCCAGGACAGAGGACTGGCCCCTAATGGCATCGCCGATAGCCCAGACTCTCATCGTAATCGCCTACATCTACTTTGTCACGACGCTGGGCCCTCGGCTGATGGAGAACCGCAAACCCTTTGACCTCAAAAATACCATGGTCGTCTACAATTTCAGTATCGTGGGCTTCTCCATCTACATGATCTATGAGGTGGGTGCACTTCAGAAATCTACTGGCCACCATAACTTTAaagtccaatgcagctgtttttatttcaaaatcaaatcattttctgggtaacaattaagtacctatTTCTATTTAAAGCAAACAGCTTAGCAAAGAGCAAGTTCTCTAGAATTCTGAGTAGAGGGCTTGAAACTGAAAACTGTTATTGGCAGAGCGGTGTGGCACTCTTAATGGTCTATTAACTATACTAAACATGGTCCCCTGAGCTGAgttttattttaaatacatttatttaaccttttatttacctaggcagtttaagaacaaattcttatttacaatgacggccaaacccggacgacgctgggccaattgtgcgccactctATGGGACACCCAATCGCAGCCGGATAccgcctggattcgaaccagggactgtagtgacacctcttacaCAGATGCAGTGGCctagaccgctgcaccacccgGGATCCCTAAAAGATACAATAATGTAATACGCATaagaagcttatttctctaaaattttgttcacaaatttgtttaattccctgttagtgaacatttctcctttgccaagatattcatccacctgacaggtgtgacacatcaagaagctgattaaatggcattatcattacacaggtgcactttgtgctggagacaataaaaggctgctctaaaatgtgcagttttgtcccaGAACACAATGGCACAGATGCACAATGCCACAgcatacaattggcatgctgactgtaggaatgtctaccaaataaaggtgaaacaaaaaaaaataccagagctgttgccatagaatttaatgttaatttctctaccataagccacctcaagtcgttttagagaatttgtcagtacttccaaccggccttacaatcacaccaggacctccacatccggtttATTCACCTGTGGAATCATCTGAgacagccacccggacagctgatgaaagtgAGGAATATTTCTATCTGTAATAAAAAgccctttgtggggaaaaaccCATGActattggctgggcctggctcccaagtgggtgggtgACAATTGCCTGCTAGGGTGCATTTCCATTTTAAACATCTTGTCTTTCAAAAACTGCTGGACATAAAATAAGGTGTTGAATACAAATAGTGTTTGAAGCGTTTCCATGACGATTTAGGCAAATTTTGTATTAATAAATTGTCGACAGCCTGTATGCCATCCCAAGACTGCATGGATAGAATGCATTAATTGACTATTTGACTTTTCGTAATAATTCTCATGTCACAGATCTAGCGCCGCTGTGCTCGTTAGACAGAAGAAAAATCCACCCCTGTCGAACGGATAAGTGTTGTCACCCTTAAGAAAATGTCTCCTATATCTGCCGTTTACGTTACATGTTACAATTATTTGTTTGCGAACAAACCTgggtcaatggaaacctgcctaCTGTGTGGCGAGTTGCATAGAcacacatttttgactgcactgcctTTAAGTTTTCACTCATAAGAAATGTAATGGGTTTAGTTTTACTACTATGCTGTCATCTGCTGGTGGTTACTTGCAATAACACAGGTGTGACTTTTACATGATGTACTTTGTAAAGTGGGATGTCtggtttttttttttctcatgttTTTCCCCCAATTTTGTCTAACATTAACTTGTTTGTGTTAGTATCTGATGTCCGGTTGGGCCAATGGTTACTCCTACGGTTGTGACCTTGTTGACTACTCCAGCAATCCTCTGGCTGTCCGGGTAAGCTACTTTCACATTGCACTGGTGAAATACTCTTTGAATATTAATACTCCTGTATCTCTGAATTCGGTGGCAATGTTTGACTGTTGCCCCCGGAGGCTAATATTTGACTGTTGCCCCCTCAGATGGCATGGACCTGCTGGCTCTACTACTTCTCAAAGTTTATTGAAATGTTGGACACAGTAAGTACTATTCTATCCTGTTTAGTTGTACAACTGTAGTCAAGTAGAACATTTTTATTAATTAAACTTATTACTACACAACTATATGAAAGAAATTGTTTTCTTCTCAGATCTTCTTCGTCCTCCGCAAAAAGACCAGCCAGGTGACATTCCTTCATGTCTTTCATCACTCTATCATGCCCTTCACTTGGTGGTTTGGAGTCAAGTTTTCAGCAGGTAGAGTAAAACACTTGAAATGGAACTTGTGAATTTGAGTTAGTAATGACCAAACATTATGCAATATCATCTGTTGCCATTTTTGAAATCAtacaatgtattattatttttttaaaccaggtgGTATGGGAACCTTCCATGCCATGTTGAACTGCTGTGTCCACGTCCTCATGTACTCCTACTATGCTGTGTGTGCTATGGGGCCTGCCTATCAGAAGTACCTGTGGTGGAAGAAATACATGACCACCATCCAGTTGGTATGCTAATACTTGTATAGTGTGCCCCGTGTTCATTAATTGTATTGAGGAAAAGTGCATGACTTAGACTGAAATAGAATGAGTGCCGGTACTGTTTTATAGTCAAATGCAGGAGGTCCACAGTAGTACCGTTTGgttgagctaatattctagagcaggaacaggagctcaagcagtagaacatttgaggtgctgGTACTCTGCTGTGGTGAGCTCAAGTACTGAGGATAAACAATTTAAGAAACAAAGCTGGATGAAGCATCGAAAATTTTTACTTGAAGTAAAATGCTTTCCTCAATGCTGCCCCTTTTAAGACCTGTACGTCTGCATTGTAGTGGTTTAGTCACCATATAATATCTTAATCATGTTTCCTATTTCTCTAGGTTCAGTTTGTGATGGTGACTGTCCACATTGGCCAGTTCGTCTTCATGAAGGACTGCCCCTACAAGTTCCCGGTTCTTCTCTACATCGTTGGTCTCTACGGACTGATTTTCCTGGTTCTCTTCCTCAACTTCTGGTACCACGCATACACAAAGGGAAAGAGGCTGCCCAAGGTTGCGCAGAAAAGCAAGGCTCTCCAGAATGGCAATGGGGTTCACCATTCCAATGGGGTCGCCAAGGAGGCAACCAACGGCATCTTCTATGGCACAACCAACAAGGTCACAAACGGCTTTCACCATGGCAATGGCATTCACAAGAAGGAAAAGTAAATGATGCAGCCTCAGGTTTTAGTTGACGAGCTCAATTACCAACTTCCAGGGCTGTATTTTACATCCAAGTCTCATTTTTGTTACACTTCCACCATTTCAGAGCGTATTCCCTGTTTTAATTGGTTCCAactgttgtttttgtgtgtgtgcttacaaCTTGGTGTTATCACTGTTATTGAATAGAATCATATGTTCTGTTTGGCTATAAGTGGGTGAGTTAGTGCATGACTTTTGTTTGTTTTGCACATACCATTTTTTCCCCCagttaaaaatgtaaatgtttttgtgCTGTAATATAATGTGCCTGGCAAAAGGCTTTTGAGTATCTGTTTAAACAAGGTGATGATGGTTAATGTCTGGTGCAAACAGAGCATATAAATGGTCTTAGAGCTGCTCTGATAGAACCTGAAGCCCTGGAATCATTGGCATACATTTCACTGATTTGAGCTTTAGTCTTTTCATATGACAATCAGTTTGTAGTAGGTGAAATGCACTTCCTGAAATGCTTTATTGCTTATAGTATGCCCCGGGATCGTACTTGATGTATTTTGTGTTAATTTAATGTTCACAATGTATAAACATTTGTCTTTTTTATGTTGCCGTTTGAAGGTCAAATGTACAGCAGACTATGTGAAGGCTGTCTGGGCTTTTAGTGTTATTGAAGGAGCTGACCAAAAAGTTGGCATTTCCTTTGTTTGTGCCCATGATGAATGAGAACAGAAAAATATTGTCTGAATGAAAGCGATTATTTTACTACTGCAGTCAATAGCAAATACTGTGTATTTTTAAGCTACTTGCTCAATATTGTAACGAATTCGGGTGGGTGGCCCCGACCGGGACTAGAATCCGCGACTGTCAAGCCAACACCGTAACCATCACGCCAGGAGGTCCAAACCGCTTGATGAGGTGGCTACAATATTGTTCAAAAGAACAATCTGCTTTTATGTtgaaataaattattttttacctACATATATTGGCCAAGTCGTTTATGAAAGTTCATTTAATCTTTACGTTTTTATAGGTAACTATACTACACAATGTTCTCTTATCTCGGGCAAGTTGACTAGTCTGTTTCCCTAAATTGTTACTTTTTTAAAACAAATGCAATGCATAGCTACAGTATGTCCATATTTGGACATCGTATCATGTGACCGGGTTCGCTTGTCTCTGCTCCAATCGCATTGCTCAGATGTGACTCTCGAGATTCAAAGTTGGTCAGCGAGGCGTAGCTAGGCTAACTTCTCAATGGCATGTTATGTTTTCAGCAGTAACTATAGTCTGCATTAATATTTGGTAGACTCTCTCGTTTATGAAAGTTGTGTAACTTTTGCGTGTGTTATTGGACCAGAATGGAAGGTAAAATGATCGGACCGGGTCCATACAGGGCAACAAAGTTGGTGAGTTGATTATGTCCGATGCTAGTAATGTTTGCTAGCCAGTATTGTGGTAATTTGCATAGGCAATCTTAATTTACCAAATGGCTTGTTGGTTATGTTGTAAGACTTCTTGTCGTTTAATCGGATAAAACACAGTTTTTTTTGCTAACGCTAACTATTTATTGATATTGCTCTTGGCTGGCTAGCGTTGAAGTAACGTTCCGGGGCTGTCCAGTGCTCTCTGGCAAGGTTTCTCACCGTGGTAAAGTTTGTATCTTTGCCAGTCAGAACTTCAGGTTAGGCTCTTTGTGAAAGAAACAATGTGTACAACTTTACACAGGTCTTACTTTCCCAATTCCCCGACCGGAGTCCCATAATCACACAGCAAAAGTGTAGGCAGTCTGTGGCACCGTCAAGGCAACTAGTTAGGGACCATCAACGAAGTGCATGATCACAACATTCACGTTTCAATAGCTTTAACCACATGATTTAGCAACCTCATTTCAACTTTGGGTGCGTTAGTAAATCcactctggagtgccagagtgcgctctaggcattcataaattcagagcgttgtcagattgtccgttcttAAATTGAGAGCGTTTCGCTCTCGGGATTTTAGAGCACCATGTACGATCttgctgaggagtagggttgatctgagcttTCTGACCTCAACAGCAGTCAACCACCCAAGCGAACTGGCTAAAGTTAGCGAGCTTGATAGCTCCTTCCAGACATAAATGAGAGAATacctcactgaccattttacttgccctagcagagctggttatccagagcgttggtgactaactgtgctgctggcaacaatttaatattttttgccgaagtttacagacaccggctatattcaacgggtgttccgcgttcgtaaattcatcagtagttctgcgctctggcacactcagatgagTTCTCTGAAACCTGAGTACATAGCCAGATTGAATTTATGAACGCACCCTTTGATTCATACCTTCTATAGAGGcacgtgcttctacatctgcattgcttgctgtttggggttttaggctgggtttctgtacagcactttgtgacatcggttGATGTAAAAAggtctttataaatacatttgattgattgatcctTTAGTTCTCTCAAAAAAGTATCTCTATGTTTAAATGTATATTTATTAAAATTCACTTAAAATTCAATAGCTCCTTGACCATGTGACCTAGACACCTCTACCCAACTTTGGAATGTTAACATGTAGGGAAATACATTGTTCACCCTTTGATTTTCCGCAAAAAGCGCTTTCATGATTTTATATAAATATTTGAAACTTTAAAATGACTCTCTCTTCAATTTGACTTAGCAACCTCATTTCAACTTTGTAGTATTCCCTAGGCATGTTGTACACCCTTTAGTTCTCAAATGATTcctatattcatatatatatatatatatacactgtgccttaagaaagtatttatacctcttgacttattccacattttgtgacatcaggaattaaaaatggattaaattgattttttttctctcacccatttatctacacactataccccataatgacagtgaaaacatgtttttagcaaTTTTTGAAAATATATTAAATGAAATACAGAAGTTATCATattcctgagtcaatacatgttataatCAATCACCTTTTGGCATCGACTACAGCTGTGAATCTCTCGGTGTAGCtttctaagagctttacacacctggattgtacaatatttgcacattattcttttaaaaaattattcaagttggttgatcattgttagacagccattttcaagtcttgccatagatgttcaagtCGATTTAAGTAAAAAATGTAACTCGGTCAtacaggaacattcaatgtcgccTTGGTAACCAACTCcactgtatatttggccttgtgttttaggttattgtcctgctgaaatgtgaatttgtctcagtttctggtggaaagcagactgaaccaggttttcctctaggatttttcctgtgtTTAGCTTTAttccatttatttaaaaaaataaataattgaaaatagttattgccgatgacaagcatacccataacgtgATGCAGCCACTACCATGTTTGAAactatgaagagtggtactctgtCGAATTTGCCCCCAACACAACGCTTTGTGTTCAGGAAATAAAGgtaatttctttgccacaattttttaaaactttagtgccttattgcaatcGGAATGCATATTGTGGAATATTTTTATCCAGGCTTCCTTTTCCcccctctgtcatttaggttagtattgtggaataactacaatgttgttgatccatcctcagttttctcctatcacaaccattaaactctgtaactgttttaaagtcacaattggcctcatggtgaaattcctgagtagtttccttcctctctggcaactgagttaggaaggacacctgtatctttgtagtgactgggtgtattgatacaccatccaaagtgtgacCCCAGACTGACTTCAGCAGACCCCAGACTGACTTCCTCAGCTTGATGTAACAGGTTGCCTCAGACAGCAGACCCCAGACTGGCTTCCTCAGCTTGATGTAACAGGTGGCAGGTGTAATAGCTCTGCAGGATCGTGGGAACTACGTTGTGGCGCCTCCTTCTCCATAGCAGGAAAGTGTCAAATGTACTTTGTTTTCAGTGAAGTTGAGCCTTCTGTCTGTAATACCCCCTAAGTAATTGAAAATGCTgaacctctctacctgttctcagTTGAGGGTCAGCTGAGGTAATGAAATCAGCCTTCACACAGTACACCAGATAGGATAGGAGAATTTGAGAGTGCATGCCTATCTTGTGTACGGTATGGCCTTAGGCATGCTTCCTCAAATTCTCCTATCCTAAGATCAGACAGTACACCAGATtggacagactgaccctagacCCCCGGCACATAGGCTATTGTAGGATATATACTTGAGACTGAAACGGGTGGGGGTTGGGCGACAATGGCCCTGTCCAAAATGACTCCCAGACAGGGCCAATCAAGCAGGATAAACATCAAtgcacagctcccacaccacttAGGGGAAATCAACAGACCAcaaacttactaccctgagacgaggccgagtatagcccgGGAAGATCTCCCCTACAGCACTAACCCTAGGGTAAGcaaaaccggacaggaagat belongs to Oncorhynchus keta strain PuntledgeMale-10-30-2019 chromosome 9, Oket_V2, whole genome shotgun sequence and includes:
- the LOC118387271 gene encoding elongation of very long chain fatty acids protein 7-like isoform X1, which produces MWEETSAVDKYRAPPTGESFEPGRQRQVCTRYKRKRHRRQTGGATRTVMAFDSLPSRVVLLYDEWLKLADPRTEDWPLMASPIAQTLIVIAYIYFVTTLGPRLMENRKPFDLKNTMVVYNFSIVGFSIYMIYEYLMSGWANGYSYGCDLVDYSSNPLAVRMAWTCWLYYFSKFIEMLDTIFFVLRKKTSQVTFLHVFHHSIMPFTWWFGVKFSAGGMGTFHAMLNCCVHVLMYSYYAVCAMGPAYQKYLWWKKYMTTIQLVQFVMVTVHIGQFVFMKDCPYKFPVLLYIVGLYGLIFLVLFLNFWYHAYTKGKRLPKVAQKSKALQNGNGVHHSNGVAKEATNGIFYGTTNKVTNGFHHGNGIHKKEK
- the LOC118387271 gene encoding elongation of very long chain fatty acids protein 7-like isoform X2, which encodes MCNFKGGATRTVMAFDSLPSRVVLLYDEWLKLADPRTEDWPLMASPIAQTLIVIAYIYFVTTLGPRLMENRKPFDLKNTMVVYNFSIVGFSIYMIYEYLMSGWANGYSYGCDLVDYSSNPLAVRMAWTCWLYYFSKFIEMLDTIFFVLRKKTSQVTFLHVFHHSIMPFTWWFGVKFSAGGMGTFHAMLNCCVHVLMYSYYAVCAMGPAYQKYLWWKKYMTTIQLVQFVMVTVHIGQFVFMKDCPYKFPVLLYIVGLYGLIFLVLFLNFWYHAYTKGKRLPKVAQKSKALQNGNGVHHSNGVAKEATNGIFYGTTNKVTNGFHHGNGIHKKEK
- the LOC118387271 gene encoding elongation of very long chain fatty acids protein 7-like isoform X3: MAFDSLPSRVVLLYDEWLKLADPRTEDWPLMASPIAQTLIVIAYIYFVTTLGPRLMENRKPFDLKNTMVVYNFSIVGFSIYMIYEYLMSGWANGYSYGCDLVDYSSNPLAVRMAWTCWLYYFSKFIEMLDTIFFVLRKKTSQVTFLHVFHHSIMPFTWWFGVKFSAGGMGTFHAMLNCCVHVLMYSYYAVCAMGPAYQKYLWWKKYMTTIQLVQFVMVTVHIGQFVFMKDCPYKFPVLLYIVGLYGLIFLVLFLNFWYHAYTKGKRLPKVAQKSKALQNGNGVHHSNGVAKEATNGIFYGTTNKVTNGFHHGNGIHKKEK